Genomic DNA from Klebsiella variicola:
TAAAACGGCCGCGAGGAGAGTGTCGTCTTCTCAATCACGCCCCCACAGCGCTCGCACCTTTCCCCGTCGCGATGGAAGACCTTAAAGCGAAACAGCGCGCCGTGATGCTTGTTGTCATCGGCCTGGCCGCGGGTGTGATACGACAACCGCGGAATAGCCAGCAGCGCGTGCGCCAGCGCATCCAGCTGACTATCGCTCAGTTCAGCGGCTTTACGCTTTCCGCTTAATCCCACCTGCCAGAGGATCTCCACCCGCAGATAGTTACCGAGCCCGGCCAGAAAAGCCTGATCCAGCAGCAGGCCGGAAAACTGACGATGGCGGAATTTGGCCGACAGCAGCCGCGCTTTCACCTCCTCCACGGTTAACGTCATATCCAGCACATCTGGCCCCACGCGCAGTAAAAACGGGTGATGGGCAACCTGCTCCGCCGTGAGCATCTCGATGTCCGAGGCGCTGTAAAGCAGAATCGCCTTGCGGGCGGTCTGCAGCCTGACGCGCAGCACCCGGTTAGAGGCGGGCTGTTCCCCGGCATCGACCACGCGCCAGACACCGTACAGCTGATTATGGCTGTACAGGGTCAGCCCGCCGGAGAAGTGTGTTAACAGGGCCTTGCCGCGGGTGGCGATATGGGTCACCCGCTGGCCAATCAACAGGCTTTGATAGGGTTGCAACTGCGGAAAGGCGAACCAGGCATCGGTTAAGGGTTCGCCTTTGATTGCCGCCTCCAGTTTATCCGCCGCGCGGCGGATCTCCGGACCTTCCGGCATACTGTCATCCTTCTGTTAATGGGTGGCGCCGCCGCCCAGTTTACTATCCACCGACTGGCGCAGCGCCACGGCAATGGCCGTTTCCAGCGCTTCCCGCACGGTGGCGGTCGCCATACTCGGCTCGCCGGGATGGGCCGCCGCCTGCGCCGGTAGCCATGGAATATGGATAAAGCCGCCCCTGACGCCAGCCTGCTCCTGCAGCTTATGTAGCAAACCATACATCACGTGATTGCAGACGAAGGTGCCGGCGGTTTGGGAGACCGAAGCCGGGATCCCGCGATCGCGCAACGCGCTGACGATCGCTTTGATCGGTAAGGTACTGAACCACGCCGCCGGCCCCCCGTCGACGATCGGCGTGTCGACAGGCTGCTGGCCTTTGTTATCGGGAATGCGCGCATCATCGACGTTGATAGCCACACGTTCAACGCTGATATCGACGCGACCGCCGGCCTGCCCCACGGCAATGACCAGCCTCGGCTGCAGGTCTTCTATCGCCGCGTAAAGCACCGACAGCGCCTCGCCAAACACACAGGGGAGCTGGCGGGCGATCACCGGCTGCCCGGCAATCATCGTCCCGTCCAGCTGCTTCACCACTTCCCATGAAGGGTTAACCGTTTCGCCATCAAAGGGTTCAAAACCGGTGAGCAATACTCCCGCCATCATCCTCTCCTTCGCGGTCATTCAGGTTGTCACGCTTCAGCGTCCAGTTGCGCGCTGACCAGAATATGGCGCCCGGCAAAGGCCGCCCGCAGACGGCGGGCAAAATCCAGCGCGTGCGGGCCATCGCCGTGCAGACACACCGTCTGCGCCACCACGTTCGCCCACTCACCGCTGATGCTGCGCACCCGGTGGTGCTGCACCATCTCGAGGGTTTGCGCCAGAGCCTGCTCTTCGCTGTCGATCAGCGCGCCGGGCTGGCTGCGCGGCACCAGGCTACCGTCGGCCAGGTAGCCGCGGTCGGCAAACACCTCCTGGCGCGTCGTCAGACCATAGTGCTGCCCGGCGCGGATCAGTTCGCTGCCCGCCAGCCCCACCAGCACCAGCTTCGGGTTAACATCACGGATAGCGCGGGCGATCGCGTCCGCCAGCGGCGGCGACTTGGCCGCCTGGTTATAAAGCATGCCGTGCGGCTTCACATGCTGTAGCTCGCCGCCCTGCGCCTGAACGATCGCCGCCAGGGCGCCAATCTGATACAGCATCTGGGCATAGACCGTTTCCGGCGGCAGATCCATCGCCGTACGGCCAAAATTTTCCCGGTCGGGATATCCCGGATGGGCGCCCACCGCCACGCCGTACTTCAGCGCCTCGCGTACGCTCTGCACCATCAGTCCGGCGTCGCCGGCATGAAAGCCGCAGGCGATATTCGCCGACGAGACCAGCTGGAGCAGCGCGCTATCGTTCGCGCCCCCTTCCCCGAGATCGGCATTGAGATCAATCATCATCGTGGAGTCTCCAGGCCAGTTGTTCAAGATAACGCTGGCGATCGGCCCGTGCTTTTAAGGCCTCCTCCAGCGAGCAGGCGACAAAGTGGATCGGCTGCCCCAGCGGGATCTGCGCCAGCTGGTACATATCAGCCTCAATAATGCAGGCGATGCGCGGATAGCCGCCGGTGGTTTGCGCATCGTTCATCAGGACGATGGGCTGGCCGTTATGCGGCACCTGCACTACGCCCGGCAGCAGACCGTGCGACAGCATCTCGCGATCGGTGATCCGTTTCAACGGCTGCCCCTGCAGGCGGTAGCCCATGCGATTGCTCTGCGGACTGAGCTGCCAGGGGGAGCGCCAGAACGACGCCTGCGAGGCCGCATCAAACTCATGATACTCCGGGCCCGGCAGCGCGCGAATGCGGTTGCCCAGCGGCAGCTGCTTGACACCGCGCGAGGTGGTAAAGCGCCGAGCGGCTTTCCCGAGCTTCAGCTGATCGCCATCCTGCAGGCGGCGTCCTTCCAGACCGCCAATCCCCGCCTTAAGATCCGTGCTGCGCGAGCCAAGTACCACCGGGACCGCGACCCCGCCCGCCACCGCCAGATAGCTACGAATGCCATGCTGCGGCGTTTTCAGCACCAACCGTTGCCCGGCCCGGTAGGCGGTGCGCCAGCCCACCCAGACCGCTTTGCCGTCCAGCGTCGCTTCGCAGGCGGCGCCGGTCAGCGCGAACCAGCCGCTGCGGGCAAATTCGATCTCCACCTGACCGAGGGTAATCTCCAGCCCGGCGGCGTTCGCCTCGTTGCCAACCAGCAGATTGGCAATCACCAGCGAGGGATAATCCAGAGCGCCGCAGCGGCTGATGCCAGACTGGCGCAGGCCTTCTCGTCCACCGTCCTGTACCGAGGTGTACAGACCGGCGCGGATCAGGGTTAACATACCCCCTCCTTTTGCGGCACAAAGCGAATTTTATCGCCCACGCGCAACAGCGCAGGCTCCTTACGCGCCGGGTCAAACAGCGTCAACCCGGTCCGCCCCAGCAGCTGCCAACCGCCAGGCGTCGCCAGCGGATAGATGCCGGTTTGCGCGCCGCCAATGCCCACCGATCCGGCCGGGACCCGCACGCGCGGTTCGGCGCGACGCGGGGTCGCCAGCGCCGGCGGCAGCCCGCCCAGGTAGGGGAATCCCGGCTGAAAACCAATAAACCAGACCAGGTATTCCACCGAGGCATGCAGCTCCACAACCTGTTTTTCACTCAGGCCGCTGTGTTGCGCCACCACCCCGAGATCCGGCCCGGCCTCGCCGCCGTACACGACCGGGATGGTTAATGACCTCGACTCCGGCTCCAGCGCAAGACTCTCCTCCCACCAGCGCTGCAGACGGTCTATCGCCTCCCACGCCATCTCCTGCGGGCGGCGGAGCACCACGGTGATATTGTTCATGCCGGGAATGGCGTCAACCACCTCTTCATGGTGAGACAGACGCTGGGCCAATCCCCAGATCCGTTGCTGGCTCTCGAGCGTGACCGGCGGCTCCAGCTCCAGCACGACGGCCGTTTCTCCTAACAGATAACAACGCGCTCGCTGCACTTTTCTCTCTCCCGTCAGGCAGGGTTAGGAATATCAATAAAGGTGACATCCAGGTCGGTCGTTTCCGTCAGCCATTCACTGAGGGCGCGAATGCCGCCCCGCTCGGTGGCGTGGTGGCCGGCGGCATAAAAATGCAGCCCCTGTTCGCGGGCAGAGTGAATAGTTTGTTCCGACACCTCGCCGGTAATAAACGCATCCACCCCAAAGCGCGCCGCGGCGTCGATAAAGCTCTGGCCGCCGCCGGTACACCAGGCGACGCGGCTGACGGTGTCCGGCCCGGTATCGCCACACCATAACGGCTTGCGCCCCAGCCGCGCTTCGATCCACGAGGCCAGTTCGAGGCCGGAAACCGGCATCGACAGTTCGCCCCACGGCACCAGCGGTTCGATTTCACCCAGCACGTTAATCCCCAGCAGATGCGCCAGTTGCGCGTTGTTGCCCAGCTCCGGGTGGGCATCCAGCGGCAGGTGCCAGCCGTAGAGATTGATATCGTTGGCCAGCAGAGTCTTCAGGCGGCGGCGCTTCATGCCGCGGATCACTGGCGACTCGTTTTTCCAGAAATAGCCATGATGGACGATCACCGCATCCGCCTGCAGCCGAACGGCTTCATCCAGCAGCGCCTGGCTGGCCGTCACCCCGGTGACGATCGTTTGCACCGTATCACGTCCTTCCACCTGCAGACCGTTAGGGGCGAAATCACTGATGGCCGCACTATTGAGCTTGTCGTTTATCAGTTGTTCCAGTTCGCTATTTTTCATCGCCACTCCAGCAGATAATCAGGGTATACAAAGGCATAACATAACCAGATCCATTCGGGCCGTCGATAGTCCACAACCGGCACCGACCATGACTTTTTTGTTAATCCCGCATTTTGTCTACCCACCCCATCGCGCATTCGTGTATATTTATGCATTAATAAAGCATATTAAATAAACAGAAAGCCCCTCAAGCCATGAATATGACTAATAAAGCGCTATTCATGCAGAACGATCGACTTTCGCTTTACGCCAGGAAACCACACTTCTCATGAAGACAACATCATCGCAACCGCGGGCGATTTACTACGTCGTGGCGCTGCAAATCTGGGAATATTTTAGCTTCTACGGCATGCGCGCCCTGCTGATCCTCTATCTCACCAATCAGCTCAAATATGACGATAACCACGCCTATGCCCTGTTCAGCGCCTACTGTTCGCTGGTCTATGTCACGCCGATCCTCGGCGGCTATCTGGCCGATAAGCTGTTAGGCAACCGGATGGCGGTCATGCTCGGCGCGCTGCTGATGGCCATTGGCCATCTGGTGCTCGGAGCCAGCGAAACCGCCCCAGTCTTCCTCTACCTGTCGCTGGCGATCATCGTCTGCGGCTACGGGTTGTTTAAATCCAACGTCAGCTGTCTGCTGGGCGAACTCTACGAACCTGCCGATCCGCGTCGCGACGGCGGCTTCTCGCTGATGTATGCCGCGGGCAATATCGGCTCGATTATCGCGCCGATCGCCTGCGGCTACGTACAGGAGGAGTATAGCTGGGCGATGGGCTTTGCCCTGGCGGCCATCGGCATGGTGGCGGGACTGGTGATTTTTCTCTGCGGCAACCGTCACTTCCAGCATACTGCCGGCGTCAACCGCCAGGCGCTGTGCGCGCGCCGCTTCCTGCTGCCGAACTGGGGCTGGCTGCTGGTGCTGCTGATTACCGCCCCGCTGCTGATCGCCGTGCTGTTCTGGCAGGAGTGGTCGGTGTATGCCCTGATCGTGGCCACCGTTATCGGCCTGGCGGTGCTGGCGCGGATCTATCTGCGCGCTGAAACCGATAAACAGCGTAAGGATCTGCGCCTGATCGTCGTCCTCACCGCGTTTAGCCTGCTGTTCTGGGCCTTCGCCCAGCAGGGCGGGAGCTCCATCAGCCTGTATATTGACCGCTTCGTTAATCGCCATATCATGAGCTACGAAGTCCCTACCGCCATGTTCCAGTCGGTCAACGCCTTCGCGGTGATGCTCTGCGGGATGGTGCTGGCGTGGCTGGTGAAAGAGAGCGTCGGTGGCAATCGCACCGTGCGCATCTGGGGGAAATTTGCCCTCGGTCTGGGCCTGATGAGCGCCGGGTTCTGCATCCTGACCCTCAGCGCACGCTGGTCCGCGGCCTATGGCCAGTCGTCCATGCCGCTGATGGTGCTGGGGCTGGCGGTGATGGGTTTTGCCGAACTGTTTATCGACCCGGTCGCCATGTCGCAAATCACCCGCATTGAGATCCCGGGGGTCACCGGTGTGCTGACCGGTATCTATATGCTGCTCTCCGGGGCCATCGCCAACTATCTGGCCGGCGTCATCGCCGACCAGACCTCGCAGGCGTCCTTCGACGCCGCCGGGGCAGTGAACTACTCCATTGACGCCTACATCAAGGTCTTCAGCCAGATCACCTGGGGCGCGCTGGCCTGTGTCGGCGTGGTGCTGGTCATCTGGCTGTATCACTCGCTGAAGGTCAGGACCGGCCGTCTGGCGGTGGAGTAATTCCTTTTCTGGCGGCCTCCCAGGCCGCCAGCGTCTCCTGCCGCGCCTGTTTGTGATCGACTATCGGGCGCGGATAATCCAGTTTGATCCCCTGTTTATCCGCCCACGCCCACGGCTGATGCAGCGCCTTCTCCGGCACCTTTGCCAGCTCAGGCAGCCAGCGACGCATAAACACCCCCTGCTTATCAAACTTCTCGCCCTGGGTGGTGGGGTTAAATATGCGGAAATAGGGCGCGGCGTCGGTGCCTGTCGAGGCCGCCCACTGCCAGCCGCCGTTGTTCGCCGCCAGGTCGCCATCAATCAGTTGACTCATGAAGTAGCGCTCCCCTGCCCGCCAGTCGAGGCGCAGATCTTTCGTCAGGAAGCTGGCGACAATCATGCGCAACCGGTTATGCATCCAGCCGGTGGCGTTAAGCTGGCGCATCGCGGCATCGACTATCGGAAAGCCGGTCTCCCCGCGCTGCCAGGCCTGCAGGGCGGCGTCATCTTCACGCCAGGCGACCTTATCAGTCCATGCGATAAACGGGCGTCCTTTACAGAGTTTCGGATAGTAGACCATCAGATGGCGGTAAAACTCGCGCCAGATCAGCTCATTAAGCCAGGTGGCACCTGCCCCACCGTCCAGCGCGGCGGGGTGTTCCGTCAGCAGACGATGCAGGCACTGGCGCGGTGACAGCACCCCGGTGGCCAGGCAGGGCGACAGGCGACTGGTCCCTTCCACGGCGGGGAAGTCACGCTGCCCCGCATACTCCGCCGCCGGTTGCTGACAAAACGCGCGCAGCCGCGCCAGCGCCGTTTTTTCATCCGCGGCAAACAGCAGCCCATCGAACGGCGTTTGCGGGTAGTTGAGCTCAGGCAGCGGCGGCGCCTGGCGGGCAGGCGCCTGGCGCGGCTTCGGCGCCGCCACGCACGCCGGGATCCCGTCCCGCAGACGGCGAATAAACGCATTCTTAAACGGCGTGAAAACTTTATACATTTCGCCGCTGCCGGTCATGACGCTGCCGGGCGGCAACAGGACGCTGTCGTCAAAGCCCTGGCAAATGACATCGCGCAAGGTGTTCTCAACGGCGGCATCGCGCTGACGTTCATTGAATTCGTACTGATAGTTGTAGAACAGGTGACTGACCTGGTGCTGCTGGCAGAAATGGGCCAGCCGTTCGACGCTGGCGGTAAAATCATCCGCCTCTTCGACCCACAGCGGTATGCCCCGTTCCGCCAGCGCGGTGTGCAGACTGTGCAAATGGCTGACGATAAACGCGGCCTGCCGCGGCGCCAGGTGATGCTCACGCCACTGCCCCGGGGTGGCGATATACAGCGCCAGCACCTGCGCCTGCGGATCCCGGCAGGCGGCGGCCAGCGCCAGGTTATCGTGAATGCGTAAATCCGTGCGTAACCAGACCAGATGGGTGGCCATATCACTCCTCAATTATCCGTCAGCAAAACTCATCTCATGATATAAGCCGGAAAAAATAGCGCGCTCCGGCAAAATAAGCACCTGCCAATTCCACTGCGGCGCATGAAAACGAGTGTAGACAAGCGACGAAAAAAAACCGCCGGGGGCAACCGGCGGTTTGCTTGTCTTCGTCGCAGCAGGACGGATTAATAGAAATCGTGAGCGGCTTTTTCCGCCTGCGCCATCCACACCGGCTGCTCGCTGGTTTTCGACCACACCCGGTGCAGCCAGCTGTAATAGCGGGCGCGATCTTTCCAGAACAGCATCACCGGCAGCGCCGCGACGCCAGCCACGACGGCGAAAGCACGACGCAGTAAAATAATATGAGCAGGATAAGCTTTGTACAACGCCATCATTTCTCTCCCCTTTGTCAGGCCGGCAAGCAGCGCCGGTAAAATTAATCATGTTTGTCTGAGCAAAATAATACCGCTCTGGTTGTAATTTTACTACTCATCCGACCACTAAAAAGCACGTATTTATACTTAATTTACATTCACCACGTAAATTAGTTACAAAAAAGTTAAATTAATACTAACCATCAGTTAAATTGTGCCTTTGCCATTTTTATACTTTTTTTACACCGCGCCCGCCGATTTTTGCAAAATCTTTGCGCCGTAATTCCTATTCTCCTGGTAAATCAAAAAAGACACCCGGAGGTGGATTGTGACTGCAGGCGTACTCACTGGCGTTGGGCTGGTGTTCCTGTTACTGGCTTATCTGGTTTATGCCTTGATACACGCGGAGGCATTCTGATGGCTGCCCAGGGATTTTTATTATTAGCCAGCTACCTGCTGGTGCTGCTGGTGCTGGCGCGCCCGCTGGGGACGTGTC
This window encodes:
- a CDS encoding type 2 GTP cyclohydrolase I — protein: MKNSELEQLINDKLNSAAISDFAPNGLQVEGRDTVQTIVTGVTASQALLDEAVRLQADAVIVHHGYFWKNESPVIRGMKRRRLKTLLANDINLYGWHLPLDAHPELGNNAQLAHLLGINVLGEIEPLVPWGELSMPVSGLELASWIEARLGRKPLWCGDTGPDTVSRVAWCTGGGQSFIDAAARFGVDAFITGEVSEQTIHSAREQGLHFYAAGHHATERGGIRALSEWLTETTDLDVTFIDIPNPA
- the nei gene encoding endonuclease VIII, which translates into the protein MPEGPEIRRAADKLEAAIKGEPLTDAWFAFPQLQPYQSLLIGQRVTHIATRGKALLTHFSGGLTLYSHNQLYGVWRVVDAGEQPASNRVLRVRLQTARKAILLYSASDIEMLTAEQVAHHPFLLRVGPDVLDMTLTVEEVKARLLSAKFRHRQFSGLLLDQAFLAGLGNYLRVEILWQVGLSGKRKAAELSDSQLDALAHALLAIPRLSYHTRGQADDNKHHGALFRFKVFHRDGERCERCGGVIEKTTLSSRPFYWCPGCQH
- the pxpA gene encoding 5-oxoprolinase subunit PxpA, which encodes MMIDLNADLGEGGANDSALLQLVSSANIACGFHAGDAGLMVQSVREALKYGVAVGAHPGYPDRENFGRTAMDLPPETVYAQMLYQIGALAAIVQAQGGELQHVKPHGMLYNQAAKSPPLADAIARAIRDVNPKLVLVGLAGSELIRAGQHYGLTTRQEVFADRGYLADGSLVPRSQPGALIDSEEQALAQTLEMVQHHRVRSISGEWANVVAQTVCLHGDGPHALDFARRLRAAFAGRHILVSAQLDAEA
- the pxpC gene encoding 5-oxoprolinase subunit PxpC — encoded protein: MLTLIRAGLYTSVQDGGREGLRQSGISRCGALDYPSLVIANLLVGNEANAAGLEITLGQVEIEFARSGWFALTGAACEATLDGKAVWVGWRTAYRAGQRLVLKTPQHGIRSYLAVAGGVAVPVVLGSRSTDLKAGIGGLEGRRLQDGDQLKLGKAARRFTTSRGVKQLPLGNRIRALPGPEYHEFDAASQASFWRSPWQLSPQSNRMGYRLQGQPLKRITDREMLSHGLLPGVVQVPHNGQPIVLMNDAQTTGGYPRIACIIEADMYQLAQIPLGQPIHFVACSLEEALKARADRQRYLEQLAWRLHDDD
- the pcp gene encoding pyroglutamyl-peptidase I — translated: MAGVLLTGFEPFDGETVNPSWEVVKQLDGTMIAGQPVIARQLPCVFGEALSVLYAAIEDLQPRLVIAVGQAGGRVDISVERVAINVDDARIPDNKGQQPVDTPIVDGGPAAWFSTLPIKAIVSALRDRGIPASVSQTAGTFVCNHVMYGLLHKLQEQAGVRGGFIHIPWLPAQAAAHPGEPSMATATVREALETAIAVALRQSVDSKLGGGATH
- a CDS encoding DUF2517 family protein, whose amino-acid sequence is MMALYKAYPAHIILLRRAFAVVAGVAALPVMLFWKDRARYYSWLHRVWSKTSEQPVWMAQAEKAAHDFY
- a CDS encoding MFS transporter; the encoded protein is MKTTSSQPRAIYYVVALQIWEYFSFYGMRALLILYLTNQLKYDDNHAYALFSAYCSLVYVTPILGGYLADKLLGNRMAVMLGALLMAIGHLVLGASETAPVFLYLSLAIIVCGYGLFKSNVSCLLGELYEPADPRRDGGFSLMYAAGNIGSIIAPIACGYVQEEYSWAMGFALAAIGMVAGLVIFLCGNRHFQHTAGVNRQALCARRFLLPNWGWLLVLLITAPLLIAVLFWQEWSVYALIVATVIGLAVLARIYLRAETDKQRKDLRLIVVLTAFSLLFWAFAQQGGSSISLYIDRFVNRHIMSYEVPTAMFQSVNAFAVMLCGMVLAWLVKESVGGNRTVRIWGKFALGLGLMSAGFCILTLSARWSAAYGQSSMPLMVLGLAVMGFAELFIDPVAMSQITRIEIPGVTGVLTGIYMLLSGAIANYLAGVIADQTSQASFDAAGAVNYSIDAYIKVFSQITWGALACVGVVLVIWLYHSLKVRTGRLAVE
- the pxpB gene encoding 5-oxoprolinase subunit PxpB → MQRARCYLLGETAVVLELEPPVTLESQQRIWGLAQRLSHHEEVVDAIPGMNNITVVLRRPQEMAWEAIDRLQRWWEESLALEPESRSLTIPVVYGGEAGPDLGVVAQHSGLSEKQVVELHASVEYLVWFIGFQPGFPYLGGLPPALATPRRAEPRVRVPAGSVGIGGAQTGIYPLATPGGWQLLGRTGLTLFDPARKEPALLRVGDKIRFVPQKEGVC
- the phrB gene encoding deoxyribodipyrimidine photo-lyase, which gives rise to MATHLVWLRTDLRIHDNLALAAACRDPQAQVLALYIATPGQWREHHLAPRQAAFIVSHLHSLHTALAERGIPLWVEEADDFTASVERLAHFCQQHQVSHLFYNYQYEFNERQRDAAVENTLRDVICQGFDDSVLLPPGSVMTGSGEMYKVFTPFKNAFIRRLRDGIPACVAAPKPRQAPARQAPPLPELNYPQTPFDGLLFAADEKTALARLRAFCQQPAAEYAGQRDFPAVEGTSRLSPCLATGVLSPRQCLHRLLTEHPAALDGGAGATWLNELIWREFYRHLMVYYPKLCKGRPFIAWTDKVAWREDDAALQAWQRGETGFPIVDAAMRQLNATGWMHNRLRMIVASFLTKDLRLDWRAGERYFMSQLIDGDLAANNGGWQWAASTGTDAAPYFRIFNPTTQGEKFDKQGVFMRRWLPELAKVPEKALHQPWAWADKQGIKLDYPRPIVDHKQARQETLAAWEAARKGITPPPDGRS
- the kdpF gene encoding K(+)-transporting ATPase subunit F, whose protein sequence is MTAGVLTGVGLVFLLLAYLVYALIHAEAF